The genomic interval GTTCTACGAGGGCGAGAGCGACGCCGAACTGGCCGACCGGCTCGACGCCGACGAGGACGCCGTCGTCCGCGCCCGCCTCGACCTCCACCTGATCCGGGAGACAGACGACGACGCGCCTTTCGACGTTGCCACGTTCCGCAAGCGGGTCGTCACCGACGACGCCACGGCCGCCGACCTGGCCGCCGAGTTCGGCGTCGACGAGGCGACTGCTGCCCACTACCGGGCCGTCGTCGCGGCACAGGCCGCCGCCCGGCAGGTGAGCCACCGCTTCCAGAGCGAGTTCGAGGACGCCCTGGCCGAGGCCGGCCTCTCGACACAGCACACCGCCGCGGTCCGGGAGACGGGGCTGGACGAGGCGACGGAGGACATCGACTCGCTGGACTCGGACGCCGACGTATCGATGTGAACCCTTTTGCCCGAAGCCGGGGCCAGACCCCCCGTGCCGGACACCCACACCTTTCGCGATCTGGAGACGGCCGCGTACTGCCCGCGAAAGCTCTACTACCGCCGACGCGACGGGCCACCGGATATCCCCGACGACGTGGGTCGCGTCCGCGACCTGGCCTTCGACTACGGGCGACTCCTGACCGACGACGCCGCGTTGCTTGCCGCCCCGTTCGACGTTGACCCGGCCACGGTCCGGGACCGCCTCCGGGCGGCCCGCGACCGACTCGACGCCTGGGACGCGCTGGTCGACCCGGCCGTCCGCGACGCGTATCTCGACGGGAAAGACGCCCGCGGCGTCGCGCACAAACTCGTCGACGGTGTCGACGGCCCGGTTCCGTCGCTCGTGTTCGCCGGTGCGCCGCCCGACCAGGGGGTCTGGGAGCCCCAGACCGTCAGGCTCGTGGCGGCGGCGAAGGCGCTCTCCTGGGAGCGCGAGCGATCGGTCGAACACGCCTACGCCGAGTATCCGGCCCACGGCGTCGTCCGCCGGATCGAAGTGACGGCCCGGCGCGCTGGCGTCTACCGGGCGGCGTTGCGGACCGCCGAAGCCATCGACGGCCCGCCGGCCAGAGCCGACAGCGACGCGAAGTGCTCGCCCTGTGAGTACCGCGAGCAGTGTGGCGTCAGGACGCGGTCGCTACGCTCGCTCCTGTGAGTCGGCGAGCCAGGCCTCGACGGCGTCGGCCCGCGCGCCCCGCCGGTGGATCGTCCCCGCTTCCACGTCGACGACGGTCGAGCCGGTCCCGCCCGTCTGGCCGCCGTCGAGGGCGACCGCCGCCCGCTCGCCGATCGCGTCCAACTCCGCGACCGAGGTGGCGCTGGGGTTCCCCGAGATATTGGCGCTGGTGGCCGTCAGCGGCGCGACCGCGTCGAGCAGTTCCAGCGCGACCGGGTGGTCGGGGATCCGGACGCCGACCCGGTCGCCGCCGTCGACGAGTACGTCCGGGACGACCGAC from Haloarcula pelagica carries:
- a CDS encoding conditioned medium-induced protein 4; amino-acid sequence: MDEKTEELRDIFMDVSGEERVTESQEDTRGSLADADEESVSDRLRAVVARMRDRYDFRTDFDDAALETVVRGFYEGESDAELADRLDADEDAVVRARLDLHLIRETDDDAPFDVATFRKRVVTDDATAADLAAEFGVDEATAAHYRAVVAAQAAARQVSHRFQSEFEDALAEAGLSTQHTAAVRETGLDEATEDIDSLDSDADVSM
- a CDS encoding CRISPR-associated protein Cas4 — translated: MPDTHTFRDLETAAYCPRKLYYRRRDGPPDIPDDVGRVRDLAFDYGRLLTDDAALLAAPFDVDPATVRDRLRAARDRLDAWDALVDPAVRDAYLDGKDARGVAHKLVDGVDGPVPSLVFAGAPPDQGVWEPQTVRLVAAAKALSWERERSVEHAYAEYPAHGVVRRIEVTARRAGVYRAALRTAEAIDGPPARADSDAKCSPCEYREQCGVRTRSLRSLL
- a CDS encoding L-threonylcarbamoyladenylate synthase, with translation MSDDIDAAAAAVRDGKLVVYPTETVYGLAADALDPAAVERVFEAKGRARDKPISLAVPDIESAREYTRLTEREVAFMREFLPGPVTVVAERRSVVPDVLVDGGDRVGVRIPDHPVALELLDAVAPLTATSANISGNPSATSVAELDAIGERAAVALDGGQTGGTGSTVVDVEAGTIHRRGARADAVEAWLADSQERA